A stretch of the Duncaniella dubosii genome encodes the following:
- a CDS encoding endo-1,4-beta-xylanase: MKTNHKIWLSLLAGASLMGCADQTIDNFYVEKPASIAQYEYLNAYGNLKDYLSQRAGINPDFKLGVGVSASDYNKFGQVYRITNANFHQITAGNAMKYASIVGDDGSMDFSTVTAFVDAASKAGVEVYGHTLCWHEQQNVKWLNSLIADKELDIDPNEKLEVEDAIHEFKNDAKFPFYVMGYEPQIVDGILTVPEYPGEWYQFFVMDGLSTVPGRTYKVTAKVKGSKAGSMNVQLGNWGATLEKQMEFSDDWAECSVTIDGVTTESSFVIFQPGTYDGKLEIEWVKLSHHESPAVEVESEVTFKTYTDGPFPFFAMGCEPPVINGCIHFVPTGDWSQFFILPGGENPLTEGDYVLYLDITASKNAEGVELTMQNGWGDDAQNLSVPVPISAGDNVVRLKFSGVTGGNYDVILKPQTTDATLDVRSVKVCKVEKLNKIPVTPEEKAEILTAEMERWIKGMMEATAGQVKAWDVVNEAISGGPWGQRYDLQHAATGSGDQSNKFYWQDYLGDNFVRIPVKFARKYFAENGGNPEELKLFINDYNLESDWDDNQKLKSLIQWIEQWESDGETKIDGIGSQMHIKCYMNPETQASNEQHVVKMFELMAATGKLVRITELDMGLCDENGNTVKTEDVTFEQHQAMARFYKFVIDKYFEIVPLSQQYGICQWAQTDSPEGSGWRPGEPIGLWDLNYSRKPAYGGFADGLAGKSQD, encoded by the coding sequence ATGAAAACAAACCATAAAATATGGCTTTCGCTTCTTGCCGGTGCATCCCTCATGGGATGTGCCGACCAGACCATCGACAACTTCTATGTCGAGAAGCCTGCAAGCATCGCACAATATGAATATCTGAATGCCTACGGAAATCTAAAGGATTATCTGAGTCAGAGAGCGGGAATAAATCCTGATTTCAAGCTCGGAGTCGGTGTCAGTGCATCCGATTATAATAAGTTCGGTCAGGTCTACCGTATCACCAACGCTAACTTCCATCAGATTACCGCCGGAAATGCCATGAAGTATGCCTCGATTGTCGGTGATGACGGTTCGATGGATTTCAGCACTGTCACAGCCTTTGTCGATGCGGCTTCAAAGGCAGGTGTCGAGGTTTATGGCCACACTCTCTGCTGGCACGAGCAGCAGAATGTCAAGTGGCTCAACAGTCTTATCGCCGACAAGGAACTTGATATCGACCCCAATGAGAAACTCGAAGTGGAGGACGCTATCCACGAGTTCAAGAATGATGCGAAATTCCCTTTCTATGTGATGGGCTATGAACCACAGATTGTCGACGGAATTCTAACTGTCCCTGAATATCCGGGAGAATGGTATCAGTTCTTTGTTATGGACGGCCTCTCCACCGTGCCGGGCCGAACATACAAGGTTACGGCAAAGGTGAAGGGTAGCAAGGCTGGTTCTATGAACGTGCAATTAGGCAACTGGGGTGCGACGCTCGAGAAACAAATGGAATTTTCTGATGACTGGGCTGAATGTTCGGTCACGATAGACGGAGTAACGACAGAGAGCAGTTTTGTGATTTTCCAGCCCGGCACCTACGACGGCAAACTTGAAATCGAGTGGGTTAAGCTGTCACATCATGAAAGTCCTGCCGTCGAGGTGGAGAGTGAGGTCACCTTCAAGACCTATACCGACGGTCCCTTCCCCTTCTTTGCGATGGGTTGCGAGCCTCCGGTTATCAATGGTTGCATCCACTTTGTCCCGACAGGCGACTGGTCGCAGTTCTTTATCCTTCCTGGTGGTGAGAATCCTCTGACCGAGGGTGACTATGTGCTCTATCTCGATATCACGGCGTCCAAGAATGCCGAGGGTGTCGAGCTCACAATGCAGAACGGATGGGGCGACGATGCTCAGAATCTCTCTGTGCCTGTTCCCATTTCTGCTGGAGACAATGTTGTCCGTCTGAAATTCTCGGGCGTCACCGGAGGCAACTATGACGTGATTCTCAAGCCTCAGACCACCGACGCTACCCTTGATGTTCGTTCCGTAAAAGTATGCAAGGTGGAGAAACTCAACAAGATTCCCGTAACTCCCGAAGAGAAGGCTGAAATCCTCACTGCAGAGATGGAACGCTGGATCAAGGGTATGATGGAGGCTACAGCCGGTCAGGTAAAGGCCTGGGACGTTGTCAACGAGGCTATCTCGGGCGGTCCGTGGGGTCAGCGCTACGATCTTCAGCATGCCGCTACCGGATCTGGCGACCAGTCCAACAAGTTCTACTGGCAGGATTATCTGGGAGATAATTTCGTCCGCATTCCGGTGAAGTTTGCCCGTAAGTATTTTGCAGAGAACGGTGGTAACCCCGAAGAACTCAAGCTTTTCATCAACGACTATAACCTTGAATCAGACTGGGACGACAACCAGAAGCTCAAGAGCCTCATCCAGTGGATTGAGCAATGGGAATCGGACGGCGAGACGAAGATTGACGGCATCGGGTCGCAGATGCACATCAAATGCTATATGAATCCTGAGACTCAGGCAAGCAATGAACAACATGTGGTCAAGATGTTTGAGCTTATGGCCGCAACAGGCAAGCTTGTGCGTATCACAGAACTTGACATGGGACTCTGTGACGAGAACGGCAACACTGTCAAGACAGAAGATGTTACTTTCGAACAGCATCAGGCAATGGCCAGGTTCTATAAGTTCGTAATCGACAAATATTTCGAAATAGTCCCGCTCTCACAGCAGTATGGTATCTGTCAGTGGGCTCAGACCGACAGCCCTGAAGGTTCAGGATGGCGTCCGGGAGAACCTATCGGACTTTGGGATCTGAACTATAGCCGCAAGCCGGCCTATGGAGGTTTTGCCGACGGACTTGCTGGAAAAAGTCAGGACTAA
- a CDS encoding DUF5627 domain-containing protein yields the protein MKKVIFSLVGMALVLSSCKNDSQEFPDYIYQTISFAQQTPIRTVTLGEDGEYDTTLDNQHIVQVCPVLGGVNTNKKDRWVEFEIDPSLVQGMSFSDGSEVKLLPQSYYTLSSDKRVTIKKGKVLGYLDVKLEDAFFADPEAVNTCYVLPVRLTTASDSILEGTPKVAGTTPSVVDKDQWSVQPKNFTLYAIKYKNKWHGIWMSKWSCSGENNGVSFSNESKPSNWEKADLRQLTSKSLSESHYAFTHAVACVDASGATVEKNISCDLILKVDDNGNVSVSTETPGCTASGNGKYTYHGAIKAWNNTDRDMIEVTYSYTIPYVVNEQTGATAEYKANMTETLVARDRQNRLETFSYTLR from the coding sequence ATGAAAAAAGTAATATTTTCATTGGTCGGCATGGCTCTTGTGCTATCTTCATGTAAAAATGACAGTCAGGAATTCCCCGACTATATATATCAGACTATCTCTTTCGCTCAGCAGACACCTATACGCACGGTGACTCTCGGTGAGGATGGAGAATATGACACCACACTTGACAATCAGCACATAGTTCAGGTGTGCCCGGTGCTTGGAGGTGTGAATACCAACAAAAAAGACCGTTGGGTTGAGTTCGAAATCGATCCATCGCTGGTTCAGGGCATGAGTTTCTCTGACGGTTCGGAGGTGAAGCTGCTTCCGCAGTCATACTACACTCTTTCTTCCGACAAACGCGTGACCATCAAGAAAGGCAAGGTGCTTGGCTATCTTGATGTGAAACTTGAAGACGCTTTTTTTGCCGATCCCGAGGCTGTCAATACGTGCTATGTGTTACCTGTCCGTCTCACCACGGCTTCCGATTCTATTCTCGAAGGAACTCCGAAAGTAGCCGGAACTACCCCGAGTGTCGTGGATAAAGACCAATGGTCGGTCCAGCCCAAAAACTTTACGCTCTATGCCATCAAATATAAGAATAAATGGCATGGAATCTGGATGAGCAAATGGAGCTGTTCAGGCGAGAATAACGGAGTGTCGTTCTCTAACGAAAGCAAGCCTTCAAACTGGGAGAAAGCCGACCTGCGACAGCTGACATCCAAATCGCTTTCGGAGTCACACTATGCTTTCACACATGCAGTTGCATGTGTCGATGCTTCAGGTGCTACTGTAGAGAAAAACATTTCATGCGATCTCATTCTCAAGGTTGATGACAATGGCAATGTCTCTGTTTCGACCGAGACTCCGGGTTGCACTGCCTCGGGTAATGGAAAGTATACATATCATGGCGCGATAAAGGCGTGGAACAATACAGACCGTGACATGATCGAGGTGACTTACAGTTATACGATTCCTTACGTCGTTAACGAGCAGACCGGTGCTACGGCTGAATATAAGGCTAACATGACCGAGACACTCGTCGCACGTGACCGTCAGAACAGATTAGAGACTTTCAGCTACACACTCCGTTAA
- a CDS encoding RagB/SusD family nutrient uptake outer membrane protein, with the protein MKKILFIIPLAAMLASCDDLFEPAIENNLGIDHMYNNANYAEGILANGYTRIPIASYPFSEVATDDAVSNDVDNSYRKIAAGSWTSDNNPLDRWTNCKSGIQYLNMFLERCDKVHWADDELVSQMFCDREKAEAYALRAMFNYYLLEAHGGYASDGTLLGVPILETAETQASNFNVPRNSFVECVEAIRADAERALEVLPWEYGDSESMTKLQARYSGAAMSQINRVFGNNFCGRISGRVVEAFLAKLNLLGASPAYAEASGISWTEAADAGAKVLDRIGGVNGLDPTGNTWYCNKADIDAISSSSIPAEVLWMSERLKSNSLEKDNYPPSLYGSGRINPTQNFVNAFPMANGYPISESKGGYDAANPYADRDPRLAAYVTYNGMTSGLSNGTVTTAVDGTNNDALNKLTGSSTRTGYYLRKLLRQDISLDPNGTTEEYHYTPRIRYTEMFLLYAEAANEAWGPTGSGSHGYSAYDVIKAIRQRAGIGIENGDEYLESIKDDQDKMRELIRNERRIELSFEGHRFWDLRRWKSELNETAKGMSISGSTYSVIDVETRNYKDYMFYGPIPYSEVLKFSELIQNKGW; encoded by the coding sequence ATGAAAAAAATTCTATTCATAATACCTTTAGCCGCTATGCTCGCAAGTTGCGACGACCTCTTCGAGCCGGCTATAGAAAATAACCTTGGCATTGACCACATGTATAACAATGCCAACTATGCCGAAGGTATTCTTGCTAACGGTTATACCCGTATTCCTATCGCATCATATCCTTTCAGCGAGGTTGCTACAGACGATGCTGTGTCAAACGATGTGGACAATTCTTATCGTAAGATCGCAGCCGGTTCATGGACTTCGGACAACAATCCCTTGGACCGTTGGACAAACTGCAAGTCCGGCATCCAGTATCTCAACATGTTCCTTGAAAGATGTGACAAGGTTCACTGGGCTGACGATGAGTTGGTGTCGCAGATGTTCTGTGACCGCGAGAAGGCCGAGGCCTACGCCCTCCGTGCAATGTTCAACTATTATCTTCTTGAAGCACACGGAGGTTATGCTTCTGATGGAACGCTTCTCGGAGTACCTATCCTTGAGACTGCCGAAACTCAGGCTTCGAATTTCAATGTGCCCCGCAATTCATTTGTAGAGTGTGTCGAGGCTATCCGTGCGGACGCGGAACGCGCTCTTGAAGTGCTTCCGTGGGAATACGGTGACTCGGAATCCATGACCAAGTTGCAGGCCCGTTATTCAGGCGCTGCGATGAGCCAGATTAACCGTGTGTTCGGCAACAATTTCTGCGGACGTATTTCCGGCCGTGTGGTAGAGGCTTTTCTTGCAAAGCTCAATCTGCTTGGTGCAAGCCCCGCTTATGCCGAGGCTTCAGGTATAAGCTGGACTGAGGCTGCTGATGCCGGCGCGAAAGTGCTCGACCGTATCGGAGGAGTCAACGGTCTTGACCCGACCGGCAACACATGGTATTGCAACAAGGCTGACATCGATGCTATTTCGTCATCGTCCATTCCCGCCGAAGTGCTTTGGATGAGCGAGCGTTTGAAGTCCAACAGTCTTGAAAAAGACAATTATCCCCCTTCGCTGTATGGCAGTGGCCGCATCAACCCCACTCAGAATTTTGTCAACGCCTTCCCGATGGCCAACGGCTATCCTATCTCAGAGAGCAAGGGCGGATATGACGCAGCGAATCCTTATGCCGACCGCGATCCGCGTCTGGCCGCATACGTTACTTACAACGGTATGACCTCCGGCCTTTCAAACGGCACTGTGACAACCGCCGTCGACGGAACTAACAATGACGCGCTCAACAAGCTGACCGGCTCGTCGACACGTACAGGCTATTATCTGCGCAAACTGCTCCGTCAGGACATCAGCCTCGATCCAAACGGAACTACCGAAGAGTATCACTACACTCCACGTATCCGCTACACTGAAATGTTCCTTCTTTATGCTGAGGCAGCAAACGAAGCTTGGGGGCCGACCGGCAGCGGTTCACACGGCTATTCTGCCTATGACGTGATTAAAGCAATCCGCCAGCGTGCAGGTATCGGCATCGAGAATGGCGACGAATATCTCGAATCAATCAAGGATGATCAGGATAAGATGCGTGAACTTATCCGCAACGAGCGCCGTATCGAACTCTCATTCGAAGGCCATCGTTTCTGGGATCTGCGCCGCTGGAAATCCGAGCTTAATGAAACTGCAAAAGGCATGAGCATCTCCGGCAGCACCTATAGCGTCATCGATGTCGAGACCCGTAACTACAAGGATTATATGTTCTATGGCCCGATTCCTTATTCAGAGGTGCTTAAATTCAGCGAACTCATTCAGAACAAGGGCTGGTAA